Proteins found in one Mesorhizobium sp. CAU 1732 genomic segment:
- a CDS encoding ion transporter — protein MAALKSLIESRRFEAVITVLIVMNAITLGLETSSTIMTRYGALLTALDRAILSVFVLELVARVLVYRSTFFRDPWRVFDFFVVAVALIPATGSLSVLRALRILRILRLISIVPSLRRVVSGLVAALPGMGSIVLLLSLVFYVFAVMATKLFGTTFPETFGTLGSSAYTLFEIMTMDSWSTGTVRPMLDVHPYAWLFFLPFIVLTSFAVLNLFIGIIVSAMQEQHDADESAERADIRDDQEAILSEIRALREEVRSLKGNAL, from the coding sequence GTGGCCGCACTTAAATCGCTCATTGAATCCCGCCGTTTCGAGGCAGTCATCACCGTGCTCATCGTGATGAACGCGATCACGCTTGGGTTGGAGACGTCGAGCACCATAATGACGCGCTATGGTGCGCTCCTGACGGCCCTCGACCGGGCGATCCTCTCCGTCTTCGTGCTCGAACTCGTTGCACGCGTTCTCGTTTATCGGTCGACGTTCTTTCGCGACCCGTGGCGTGTGTTCGATTTCTTCGTCGTCGCGGTCGCGCTCATTCCTGCGACCGGCAGCCTCTCGGTTCTGCGTGCGCTGCGTATCCTGCGCATTCTCAGGCTGATCAGCATCGTACCGTCGCTGCGGCGCGTCGTCAGCGGCCTTGTGGCCGCACTGCCGGGCATGGGATCGATCGTGCTTCTGCTCTCGCTGGTCTTCTATGTCTTCGCCGTGATGGCGACCAAGCTGTTCGGTACGACGTTCCCGGAGACGTTCGGCACGCTCGGCAGTTCAGCCTATACGCTTTTCGAAATCATGACGATGGACAGTTGGTCGACCGGCACGGTGCGGCCCATGCTCGACGTCCACCCCTATGCGTGGCTCTTCTTCCTGCCCTTCATCGTGCTGACGTCCTTTGCCGTTCTGAACCTCTTCATCGGCATCATCGTGTCGGCGATGCAGGAGCAGCACGATGCCGACGAAAGCGCCGAGCGCGCGGATATACGCGACGACCAGGAGGCCATCCTGTCGGAGATCAGGGCGCTGCGGGAAGAGGTTCGGTCGCTGAAAGGGAACGCGCTTTAA
- a CDS encoding response regulator transcription factor has translation MRPGFTFVVADDHPLFRGALKQTLESMGEGSLVLEAGDFESVKVLIARNSDADLILLDLTMPGASGLSGLVALRGIEPMVPIIVVSAHDDPVTIRRAIELGASGFVSKSASMEEIRQSVQTVLDGGVVAPEGIELGEEGDPEISDLIGRIQTLTPQQTRVLGMLAEGLLNKQIAYELNVSEATIKAHVSAVLQKLDVDSRTQAVIKLGRISMDAVQGAA, from the coding sequence TTGCGGCCAGGCTTCACATTCGTCGTTGCGGACGATCATCCGCTCTTCCGCGGCGCGCTCAAGCAGACGCTCGAAAGCATGGGCGAAGGCAGTCTGGTGCTGGAGGCTGGCGACTTCGAAAGCGTGAAGGTCCTCATCGCCCGCAATTCTGACGCCGACCTGATCCTGTTGGATCTGACGATGCCCGGCGCAAGTGGTCTTTCAGGCCTTGTGGCGCTGCGTGGCATCGAGCCGATGGTGCCGATCATCGTCGTCTCGGCTCATGATGATCCCGTAACTATCAGGCGCGCGATCGAGCTGGGCGCATCGGGGTTCGTCTCGAAATCCGCCAGCATGGAAGAGATCAGGCAGTCCGTTCAGACTGTTCTGGATGGCGGTGTCGTCGCTCCCGAAGGCATCGAACTGGGAGAGGAGGGCGATCCTGAAATCTCCGATCTCATCGGGCGTATCCAGACGCTGACGCCGCAGCAGACACGCGTTCTGGGCATGCTCGCGGAGGGGCTTCTGAACAAACAGATCGCCTACGAGCTGAACGTCTCCGAAGCCACGATCAAGGCGCATGTTTCGGCTGTGTTGCAGAAGCTCGACGTCGACAGCCGCACGCAGGCCGTCATCAAGCTCGGCCGCATCTCCATGGATGCGGTGCAAGGCGCGGCCTGA
- a CDS encoding DUF952 domain-containing protein, translated as MTNLIYKIVPQDLWREAERKGIFTGAPVDIADGFIHFSTAEQARETAAKHFAGQRGLLLVAIDEDALGEALRYEVSRGGALFPHLYGDLALGAVVWAKPLPIGDNGAHSFPDFGA; from the coding sequence ATGACCAACCTCATCTACAAGATCGTCCCACAGGATTTGTGGCGCGAGGCCGAACGCAAGGGCATCTTCACCGGTGCCCCGGTCGACATCGCCGACGGGTTCATCCATTTTTCGACCGCCGAACAGGCGCGGGAAACCGCGGCCAAGCACTTCGCAGGCCAGCGCGGCCTGCTTCTGGTCGCCATCGACGAAGATGCCCTCGGCGAAGCGTTGCGCTACGAGGTGTCGCGCGGCGGCGCACTTTTCCCGCATCTTTATGGCGATCTCGCCCTCGGCGCGGTCGTCTGGGCAAAACCGTTGCCGATCGGCGACAATGGCGCTCACAGCTTTCCGGATTTTGGCGCATGA
- a CDS encoding pyridoxal phosphate-dependent aminotransferase, translating to MTQTEHLRSEARLAPESGIVAVVNHGRTKPGLIPLWAGEGDLPTPGFISGAANAALNAGETFYTWQRGIPELRAALARYYGRHFGGSYDPQEFIVTASGMQSIQLALDAVAGHGDEIVYLTPAWPNFAAAAGVAGTKAVPVSLDRSGNGWTCDVEKLAAAITSATKAIFVNTPSNPTGWTADRETLAAILGLARERGLWIIADEIYALFHYGARRAPSFLDVMDADDRILFVNSFSKNWAMTGWRIGWLKVHPELQQVFENLIQYSTSGVPAFLQKGAVAALDEGDAFIASQVERAQQARDILCKRLLATGRVDLTPPAGAFYLFFRIDGVTDTRTAAFDIVDDANVGLAPGTAFGPGGEDYFRICFHRRLDQIEEAADRLARWIETR from the coding sequence ATGACCCAGACCGAACATTTGCGCTCCGAGGCGCGTCTTGCGCCTGAAAGCGGCATCGTCGCAGTCGTCAATCATGGCCGCACCAAGCCCGGCCTCATTCCGCTCTGGGCAGGCGAGGGCGACCTGCCGACTCCGGGCTTCATTTCCGGTGCCGCCAACGCCGCGCTCAATGCGGGCGAGACGTTCTACACCTGGCAGCGCGGCATTCCGGAATTGCGCGCGGCGCTCGCGCGCTATTACGGCCGGCACTTCGGCGGCAGCTATGATCCGCAGGAATTCATCGTCACTGCGTCAGGCATGCAATCGATCCAGCTCGCGCTCGACGCGGTTGCGGGCCATGGCGACGAAATCGTCTATCTGACGCCTGCCTGGCCGAACTTCGCGGCCGCCGCCGGCGTCGCGGGCACCAAGGCGGTCCCGGTATCGCTCGATCGTTCCGGCAATGGCTGGACGTGTGATGTCGAGAAGCTTGCAGCCGCGATCACGTCGGCCACCAAGGCGATCTTCGTCAACACCCCGTCGAACCCGACCGGCTGGACCGCCGACCGCGAGACGCTTGCTGCCATCCTCGGATTGGCGCGCGAGCGCGGGCTGTGGATCATCGCCGACGAGATCTACGCGCTGTTCCACTACGGTGCCCGCCGTGCGCCGTCCTTCCTCGATGTGATGGACGCGGACGACCGCATCCTCTTCGTCAACAGCTTTTCGAAGAACTGGGCGATGACGGGCTGGCGCATCGGCTGGCTCAAGGTGCATCCCGAGTTACAGCAGGTTTTCGAAAACCTGATCCAGTATTCGACCTCGGGCGTACCGGCTTTCCTGCAGAAGGGCGCGGTCGCAGCACTCGATGAGGGCGACGCCTTCATCGCCAGCCAGGTTGAGCGGGCGCAGCAGGCCCGCGATATCCTGTGCAAGCGCCTGCTGGCGACGGGTCGCGTCGACCTGACCCCGCCGGCGGGGGCTTTCTACCTGTTCTTCAGGATCGATGGCGTCACCGATACGCGCACCGCGGCATTCGACATCGTGGACGATGCCAATGTCGGGCTCGCGCCGGGGACTGCGTTCGGGCCAGGCGGGGAGGATTATTTCCGCATCTGCTTCCACCGCCGCCTCGATCAGATCGAGGAAGCGGCTGACAGGCTGGCGCGCTGGATCGAAACCCGCTGA
- a CDS encoding histone deacetylase translates to MQLPIVHHPDYDARFPSDHRFPMSKYARLFEVLRERGLADNLHVPDLPSAAMIGRAHDDDYVAQVIACTVPKAIEREIGFPVDERVSRRAQLATAGTMLAARLALSHGIACNTAGGSHHARRTQGAGFCTFNDVAVASANLLADGTVSRILVVDLDVHQGDGTAEILQGEARAFTFSMHAEKNYPVRKAQSDLDIGLPDGVEDDDYVTRLNDLLPELERYARPELVFYNAGVDPHADDKLGRLSLTKDGLRRRDEAVVSYFHTRGIPLCGVIGGGYSKDIDALADRHAILFEAAIAFI, encoded by the coding sequence ATGCAGCTTCCGATCGTCCACCACCCCGACTACGACGCGCGCTTCCCATCGGACCATCGGTTTCCGATGAGCAAATATGCACGGCTGTTCGAAGTGCTTCGGGAGCGCGGGCTGGCGGACAATCTCCATGTCCCGGACCTGCCCAGCGCGGCCATGATCGGCAGGGCGCACGATGACGATTATGTCGCCCAGGTCATCGCCTGCACGGTTCCGAAAGCGATAGAGCGGGAGATCGGCTTTCCGGTTGACGAGCGTGTTTCACGGCGCGCGCAGCTCGCCACCGCAGGAACGATGCTTGCTGCCAGACTGGCCCTGTCGCACGGCATCGCCTGCAACACGGCCGGCGGGAGCCATCACGCCCGGCGGACGCAAGGTGCCGGCTTCTGCACCTTCAACGACGTCGCCGTAGCCAGCGCGAACCTTCTTGCGGACGGCACCGTGTCACGCATTCTCGTGGTCGATCTCGATGTCCATCAGGGCGACGGAACGGCGGAAATCCTCCAGGGAGAAGCTCGCGCCTTCACGTTCTCGATGCATGCGGAGAAGAACTATCCCGTCCGAAAGGCGCAATCCGATCTCGACATCGGCTTGCCGGATGGCGTTGAAGACGACGACTATGTCACCCGCCTGAACGACCTATTGCCCGAGTTGGAGCGATATGCCCGGCCTGAGCTTGTCTTCTACAATGCGGGCGTCGATCCTCACGCCGACGACAAGCTCGGCCGCCTGTCGCTTACGAAAGACGGGCTTCGGCGCCGGGACGAGGCCGTAGTCTCCTATTTCCACACGCGTGGCATCCCGTTGTGCGGCGTGATCGGGGGCGGCTATTCAAAAGACATCGACGCGCTCGCAGACAGGCATGCCATCCTGTTCGAGGCGGCGATCGCCTTCATCTAA
- a CDS encoding PAS domain-containing hybrid sensor histidine kinase/response regulator translates to MQGWVIIIVAIAYVTLLFVVAHLGDRRAATEGPGRARPYIYAFSLAIYCTSWTFFGSVGLASERGFEFLTIYIGPILVFVFCYPFLRRIIKLAKSEKITSIADFLGARYGKSFAVAAIATIIAMFGTVPYIALQLKAISSSVSLMVEHYNGAPPVDLIIGDISLAVALLLAMFAILFGTRHADATEHQDGLVLAVAVESIVKLAAFLAVGVAVTFFLLGGPADLIALVSDNAQVQAAYDYNTSLGTWIVMTMLSGFAIIMLPRQFYVTVVENRSEEELRKASWMFPLYLVAINLFVIPIAFAGVTVLGPDSNSDLYVVSLPLHYGQNALALFAFIGGLSAATAMVIVASVALSIMISNDLVIPLAMRRLLRPDSPDREDWSKIILNVRRASIFIILFAAFLYYRETTTNTRLASIGLISFAAVAQFAPSLIGGLIWRGANGRGALLGMATGITVWAYTLLFPSLAPPDTQLLTSGLFGLQALRPQALFGTVAEPLNHGVLWSLSVNTLFFILGSLSRASVPLERIQAAFFVPRDTNPMPSLRRFRTAVTVNDLKDTIARYLGVERTERSFQSFEAKEGRKIGGSELASMSVIRFSEQLLTSAVGSSSARLILSLLFQRNDRNPRGTLRLLDDATEALQQNRDLLQTALDQMEEGVTVFDRDFGLTCWNRQFRALFDLPGEMGQVGVSLHRVLRFLADRGDIPAGSETETLNRMTWFGEVWSIELKRSGRIIELRTNPMPDGGIVATYTDITARVQADIALKRVNETLEHRVENRTSELTRVNEELALAQMLAEEANLGKTRFLAAAGHDILQPLNAARLYCSALLETVGKSKVGDAVGNIESSLESVETILGAVLDISRLDTGAMQPADSVFKLDGLLRQIETDFQPLAAEKKLELRIMPSTIAVNTDRNLFRRLVQNLVSNAIKYTRSGRVLVGVRRRGELVELQIWDTGIGIEEDKLNTVFREFTRLEEGAREAQGLGLGLSIVDRIARVLRLEIQLQSNKGRGTRFSVILPRVEAAELQLVSEVRSVVRRNVMLDGVSVLCIDNDPRILEGMRLLLEGWRCRVTTAAGLRDQPAGTFDTKPDVILADYHLDGENGLDVILALRDRWSADVPAILVTADRSNEMRTAAADLDVMVINKPVKPANLRTLLTRYRKLLSAAE, encoded by the coding sequence ATGCAAGGCTGGGTCATCATCATCGTGGCCATCGCCTATGTGACGCTGCTGTTCGTGGTGGCGCATCTCGGAGACCGGCGTGCCGCGACCGAGGGCCCCGGCCGCGCACGACCCTATATTTACGCCTTCAGCCTTGCGATCTATTGCACGTCGTGGACGTTCTTCGGCTCGGTCGGACTGGCCAGCGAGCGTGGCTTCGAGTTCCTGACGATCTATATCGGTCCGATCCTGGTCTTCGTGTTCTGCTATCCGTTCCTGCGGCGGATTATCAAGCTTGCGAAATCGGAGAAGATCACCTCGATCGCAGACTTTCTCGGCGCCCGCTACGGCAAGAGTTTCGCAGTCGCGGCGATCGCCACCATCATCGCGATGTTCGGCACCGTTCCCTACATCGCGCTTCAGCTCAAGGCGATCTCAAGCTCCGTCAGCCTGATGGTCGAACACTACAATGGCGCGCCACCGGTCGATCTCATCATCGGCGACATCTCGCTGGCCGTGGCGCTCCTGCTGGCCATGTTCGCCATCCTTTTCGGCACGCGGCATGCCGACGCCACCGAGCATCAGGACGGCCTGGTCCTCGCCGTCGCAGTCGAGTCGATCGTGAAGCTCGCAGCCTTCCTGGCGGTCGGCGTCGCCGTGACCTTCTTTCTCCTTGGCGGGCCTGCCGATCTCATCGCGCTCGTCAGCGACAACGCACAGGTTCAGGCGGCCTATGACTATAACACGTCGCTCGGCACCTGGATCGTCATGACCATGCTGAGCGGCTTCGCGATCATCATGTTGCCGCGACAATTCTACGTGACGGTCGTCGAGAACCGATCGGAAGAGGAGTTGCGCAAGGCAAGCTGGATGTTCCCGCTCTACCTCGTCGCGATCAACCTCTTCGTCATCCCGATCGCGTTCGCGGGCGTCACGGTTCTGGGACCGGATTCGAACTCGGACCTCTACGTCGTTTCGCTACCGCTTCACTACGGGCAGAATGCGCTGGCGCTCTTCGCTTTCATCGGCGGCCTGTCGGCCGCGACCGCGATGGTGATCGTTGCGAGCGTAGCGCTTTCGATCATGATCTCGAACGACCTCGTCATTCCGCTCGCGATGCGCCGCCTGCTCCGGCCGGATTCGCCGGACAGGGAGGATTGGTCGAAGATCATCCTGAACGTCCGTCGCGCATCGATCTTCATCATCCTGTTTGCGGCCTTCCTCTACTATCGTGAAACGACCACCAACACGCGACTGGCATCGATCGGGCTGATCTCGTTCGCGGCCGTCGCGCAATTTGCTCCGTCTCTGATCGGCGGTCTTATCTGGCGCGGCGCAAACGGGCGCGGAGCCCTGCTCGGAATGGCGACCGGCATTACGGTGTGGGCTTACACGCTTCTGTTTCCGTCGCTTGCGCCGCCCGACACGCAGCTTCTGACGTCAGGACTTTTCGGATTGCAGGCGCTGCGCCCGCAAGCGCTGTTCGGCACGGTCGCCGAACCGCTGAACCACGGTGTCCTGTGGAGCCTGTCGGTCAACACGCTTTTCTTCATCCTCGGTTCGCTGTCGCGTGCTTCCGTACCGCTCGAACGCATTCAAGCGGCATTCTTCGTGCCGCGCGACACGAACCCGATGCCCAGCCTGCGCAGGTTTCGAACCGCGGTCACGGTCAACGATCTGAAGGACACGATCGCGCGCTATCTCGGGGTGGAGCGGACGGAACGCTCGTTCCAGAGTTTCGAGGCAAAGGAAGGCCGGAAGATCGGCGGCAGCGAGCTTGCCAGCATGTCGGTGATCCGCTTTTCGGAGCAGTTGCTGACCAGTGCCGTGGGGTCGTCCTCGGCGCGGCTCATTCTGTCGCTGCTCTTCCAGCGCAATGACCGCAACCCGCGCGGCACTCTTCGCCTTCTCGATGACGCGACAGAGGCGCTTCAGCAGAACCGAGATCTTCTCCAGACGGCGCTCGACCAGATGGAGGAAGGCGTCACGGTGTTCGACCGCGACTTCGGCCTCACCTGCTGGAATCGGCAATTCCGCGCGCTCTTCGACCTGCCCGGCGAGATGGGCCAGGTGGGTGTGTCGCTGCACCGGGTGCTTCGTTTCCTTGCCGATCGGGGAGACATTCCGGCGGGCTCGGAAACCGAGACACTCAACCGCATGACGTGGTTCGGCGAGGTATGGTCGATCGAACTCAAGCGCAGCGGCCGCATCATCGAACTGCGCACGAACCCGATGCCGGACGGCGGGATCGTTGCGACCTACACCGACATCACCGCCCGGGTGCAGGCGGATATCGCGCTCAAGCGCGTCAACGAAACGCTGGAGCATCGCGTCGAAAACCGGACGTCCGAACTGACCCGCGTCAACGAAGAACTGGCGCTCGCACAGATGCTGGCGGAGGAAGCCAATCTCGGCAAGACGCGGTTCCTCGCGGCTGCCGGACACGACATCCTCCAGCCGCTCAACGCCGCACGGCTCTATTGCTCGGCACTGTTGGAAACGGTTGGCAAAAGCAAGGTCGGCGATGCGGTCGGCAACATCGAATCCTCGCTCGAATCCGTCGAGACCATCCTCGGCGCGGTGCTGGATATTTCACGCCTGGATACGGGCGCCATGCAACCGGCCGATAGCGTCTTCAAGCTTGACGGTTTGCTGCGCCAGATCGAAACGGATTTCCAGCCGCTTGCGGCGGAAAAGAAGCTCGAGCTTCGTATCATGCCGTCGACCATAGCGGTGAACACCGACCGAAATCTTTTTCGGCGCCTCGTGCAGAACCTCGTGTCCAACGCGATCAAATACACGCGTAGCGGGCGCGTTCTGGTTGGTGTTCGCCGACGGGGCGAGCTTGTGGAACTGCAGATATGGGATACCGGCATCGGCATCGAGGAAGACAAGCTCAATACCGTGTTTCGTGAATTCACCCGGCTTGAAGAAGGCGCGCGCGAAGCGCAGGGACTTGGATTGGGCCTTTCCATCGTGGACCGCATCGCACGGGTGCTTCGGCTGGAAATCCAGCTTCAATCCAACAAGGGACGCGGCACGCGCTTTTCCGTGATCCTGCCGAGGGTGGAAGCGGCAGAATTGCAACTCGTCAGCGAGGTGCGCTCAGTCGTTCGGCGCAACGTCATGCTCGACGGCGTCTCGGTGCTTTGCATCGACAACGATCCACGCATCCTCGAAGGCATGCGGCTTCTGCTGGAAGGATGGCGATGTCGGGTCACGACCGCGGCCGGACTGCGCGACCAGCCGGCGGGCACGTTCGATACGAAGCCCGATGTGATCCTCGCCGACTATCACCTCGACGGCGAAAACGGGCTCGATGTGATCCTGGCATTGCGTGACCGCTGGAGTGCCGACGTTCCCGCAATTCTTGTGACGGCCGACCGTTCGAACGAAATGCGGACGGCAGCGGCGGATCTCGACGTGATGGTGATCAACAAGCCTGTGAAGCCTGCCAATCTGCGGACGCTTCTGACGCGCTATCGCAAGCTTCTCTCGGCTGCGGAATAG
- the mscL gene encoding large conductance mechanosensitive channel protein MscL: MIKEFQEFIAKGNVMDLAVGVIIGGAFGLIVSSLVDDIIMPVVGAIFGGFDFSNYFLPLSSGVTAQSLAAAREQGAVFAYGNFITVVINFLILAWIIFLMVKAVNNMRRRIERQEAAKETPAAPPPADVQLLTEIRDLLAKN; encoded by the coding sequence ATGATTAAGGAATTTCAGGAATTTATCGCCAAGGGCAATGTGATGGACCTCGCCGTTGGCGTGATCATCGGCGGCGCTTTCGGGTTGATCGTGTCCTCGCTCGTCGATGACATCATCATGCCGGTCGTGGGGGCGATCTTCGGCGGCTTTGACTTTTCCAACTACTTCCTCCCGCTTTCATCAGGCGTAACGGCCCAGTCTCTCGCTGCGGCACGTGAGCAGGGCGCTGTTTTTGCCTACGGCAATTTCATCACCGTGGTCATCAACTTCCTGATCCTCGCCTGGATCATCTTCCTGATGGTCAAGGCGGTGAACAACATGCGCCGCCGGATCGAGAGGCAGGAAGCCGCAAAGGAAACGCCGGCAGCTCCGCCGCCCGCCGATGTCCAGCTCCTCACCGAGATTCGCGACCTGCTTGCGAAGAACTAG
- a CDS encoding DUF6460 domain-containing protein encodes MSAINRFLGDSPLRVVVKLIVVSFLVGIVMATFGWSPWDVYYGVQDFFVGIWNLGFDALYRFWGYLLLGAAIVIPAFIILRILSYRR; translated from the coding sequence ATGTCCGCGATCAACCGGTTCCTCGGCGACAGCCCGCTGCGCGTTGTCGTCAAGCTGATCGTGGTGTCGTTTCTGGTTGGCATCGTGATGGCGACGTTCGGCTGGTCGCCATGGGACGTCTATTACGGTGTTCAGGACTTCTTCGTTGGCATCTGGAACCTCGGCTTTGATGCGCTCTATCGCTTCTGGGGCTACTTGCTCCTCGGCGCGGCGATCGTCATCCCGGCTTTCATCATCCTCAGGATTCTGAGTTACAGGCGTTAG
- a CDS encoding quinone-dependent dihydroorotate dehydrogenase, producing MPGLDRLGQKLLFAFDPETAHGMSIAALKTGIPVCRTAPADPRLAVTVAGLAFPNPLGMAAGYDKNGEVPDALLGLGFGFAEVGTVTPLPQPGNPKPRIFRLTEDGAVINRLGFNNEGHERCLTRMQSRSGKAGIVGVNIGANKDSADRIADYRLGVERFAAIASYLTVNVSSPNTPGLRNLQSRESLGELLSAVATARDAQHAGEGRRTPIFLKIAPDLTEPELDDIAAEVLDKRIEGLIVSNTTLSRDGLASANAREAGGVSGGPLFARSTAVLARMRRRVGPDIAIIGVGGVDSADTAANKIRAGADLVQLYTGMIYAGPALPGRIVRGLSELVKRESLNSISELRDTALAKWESVAI from the coding sequence ATCCCCGGCCTCGACCGGCTCGGCCAGAAGCTGCTCTTCGCGTTCGATCCCGAAACGGCGCATGGCATGTCGATCGCCGCGCTCAAGACGGGGATCCCGGTGTGCCGGACGGCACCCGCCGACCCACGCCTCGCCGTCACGGTCGCAGGGCTGGCATTTCCGAACCCGCTGGGAATGGCCGCCGGCTACGACAAGAACGGCGAGGTGCCCGACGCGCTTCTGGGCCTCGGCTTTGGCTTTGCCGAAGTCGGTACGGTCACGCCACTCCCGCAGCCGGGCAACCCCAAGCCACGTATTTTCCGCCTGACGGAAGATGGCGCTGTGATCAACCGCCTCGGCTTCAACAATGAAGGGCACGAGCGCTGCCTGACCCGCATGCAGTCGCGTTCCGGAAAAGCAGGGATCGTGGGCGTCAACATCGGCGCGAACAAGGACAGCGCGGACCGCATCGCCGACTATCGCCTCGGCGTCGAGCGCTTTGCCGCGATTGCCTCGTATCTGACCGTGAACGTGTCGTCGCCGAACACGCCGGGCCTGCGCAACCTGCAAAGCCGAGAAAGCCTGGGCGAGTTGCTTTCTGCGGTCGCGACGGCGCGCGATGCGCAACACGCCGGCGAAGGCAGGCGTACGCCGATCTTCCTGAAGATCGCGCCCGATCTTACCGAACCGGAGCTCGATGACATCGCTGCCGAAGTTCTCGACAAGCGCATCGAGGGCTTGATCGTGTCCAACACCACCCTGTCGCGTGACGGGCTCGCAAGCGCGAATGCGCGCGAGGCCGGCGGAGTTTCGGGTGGACCGCTGTTTGCCCGATCGACGGCCGTACTCGCCCGGATGCGGCGGCGGGTCGGGCCGGATATCGCGATCATCGGCGTCGGGGGGGTCGATTCCGCCGACACGGCTGCTAACAAGATCCGCGCCGGCGCTGACCTCGTCCAGCTCTACACCGGCATGATCTACGCGGGCCCCGCTCTGCCCGGCCGCATCGTTCGTGGCCTTTCCGAACTGGTGAAGCGCGAAAGCCTGAACTCGATATCCGAATTGCGCGACACCGCACTGGCCAAGTGGGAATCGGTGGCCATCTGA
- a CDS encoding 2'-deoxycytidine 5'-triphosphate deaminase, with protein MLRATGILPDRDIAGLFEAKALVSTGALDDDQIQPASLDLRLGKTAYRVRASFLPGPANTVADKLDRLKLHEIDLSAGAVLETGCVYIVPLQETLALPDDVSASANPKSSTGRLDIFTRVMADRTQEFDKIPAGYQGPLWIEVSPRTFPIVVRAGSRLSQIRFRKGNALLTEPELHGVHERSTLVAAENPNISGGGIALSIDLNGNADGLIGYRGKHHTAVVDVDKRGAHDLHDFWEPLHARGKGELILDPDEFYILVSREAVHVPPDFAAEMTPFDPLVGEFRVHYAGFFDPGFGHTSAGGTGSRAVLEVRSHEVPFILEHGQIVGRLVYEHMLGRPDKLYGLDLKSNYQAQGLKLSKHFRAPDA; from the coding sequence ATTTTGCGCGCGACAGGCATATTACCCGATCGCGATATTGCGGGTCTCTTCGAGGCCAAAGCGCTGGTGTCCACTGGCGCGCTCGATGACGACCAGATTCAGCCCGCAAGCCTCGACCTGAGGCTGGGGAAGACGGCGTATCGTGTCCGCGCGAGCTTCTTGCCCGGCCCTGCCAACACGGTCGCTGACAAGCTCGACCGGCTCAAGCTGCATGAAATCGACCTCTCCGCAGGCGCGGTGCTGGAGACGGGATGCGTCTACATCGTGCCGCTTCAGGAAACGCTCGCGCTGCCTGACGACGTCTCCGCCTCGGCAAACCCGAAGAGTTCGACCGGTCGTCTCGACATCTTCACGCGCGTCATGGCCGATCGCACGCAGGAGTTCGACAAGATCCCTGCCGGCTATCAAGGGCCACTGTGGATCGAAGTCAGCCCACGCACCTTTCCGATCGTCGTGCGTGCCGGTTCGCGGCTGTCGCAGATACGGTTCCGGAAGGGCAACGCACTCCTGACTGAACCCGAACTGCACGGCGTGCACGAGCGCTCCACCTTGGTGGCTGCGGAAAACCCCAATATTTCCGGCGGCGGGATAGCCCTGTCGATCGACCTGAACGGCAACGCAGATGGCCTCATCGGCTACCGCGGCAAGCATCACACCGCGGTCGTCGATGTCGACAAGCGCGGCGCGCACGATCTCCACGATTTCTGGGAGCCGCTGCACGCGCGCGGCAAGGGCGAGCTGATCCTCGACCCGGACGAGTTCTACATCCTCGTCTCACGCGAGGCGGTCCACGTGCCGCCGGACTTCGCAGCAGAGATGACGCCGTTCGACCCGCTCGTCGGCGAGTTTCGCGTCCACTATGCCGGTTTCTTCGATCCGGGCTTCGGGCACACGTCGGCAGGTGGCACCGGAAGCCGCGCCGTTCTGGAGGTGCGAAGCCACGAGGTGCCGTTCATCCTGGAGCACGGCCAGATCGTCGGCCGGCTCGTCTACGAGCACATGCTGGGACGCCCCGACAAGCTCTACGGGCTGGATCTGAAATCGAACTATCAGGCGCAGGGCCTGAAGCTTTCCAAGCATTTCCGCGCGCCTGACGCTTAA